One Peptostreptococcus equinus genomic window carries:
- the eno gene encoding phosphopyruvate hydratase gives MSVIELVYAREVLDSRGNPTVEVEVALESGAMGRAIVPSGASTGAFEAVELRDGDKGRYLGKGVQKAVDNVNDIIAPEVEGLDAFDQPGIDNLMIELDGTPNKGKLGANAILGVSLAVARAAADELGLPLFQYIGGVNAKQLPVPMMNILNGGEHADNNVDVQEFMILPVGAESFAEGLRMGAEVFHSLKKVLAEKGLACGVGDEGGFAPNLDSNREALELIVEAIKGAGLEPGKDIMLGMDVAASEMYKDGKYELKGEGKTLTSKEMIDLFEGWVSEFPIITIEDGLNEEDWDGWKSLTERLGKKIQLVGDDLFVTNTERLERGIEEGIANSILIKVNQIGTLTETLDAIEMAKRAGYTAVISHRSGETEDTTIADIAVAVNAGQIKTGAPSRTDRVAKYNQLLRIEEIVGESSKYDQLKSFYNLSK, from the coding sequence ATGTCAGTTATAGAATTAGTATATGCAAGAGAAGTTTTAGATTCAAGAGGTAATCCAACAGTTGAGGTTGAAGTAGCACTAGAAAGTGGAGCAATGGGTAGAGCGATTGTTCCATCAGGAGCTTCTACAGGTGCTTTTGAAGCTGTTGAACTTAGAGACGGAGACAAGGGCAGATACCTTGGAAAGGGAGTACAGAAAGCTGTAGATAATGTAAATGATATAATAGCTCCAGAAGTAGAAGGCTTAGATGCTTTTGATCAACCAGGAATAGATAATCTAATGATAGAATTAGATGGAACTCCTAATAAAGGTAAGTTAGGTGCAAATGCTATCTTAGGTGTTTCTTTGGCAGTAGCTAGAGCAGCAGCTGACGAACTAGGGTTACCATTATTCCAGTATATAGGTGGAGTTAACGCTAAGCAACTACCTGTACCAATGATGAATATATTAAACGGTGGTGAACATGCTGACAACAATGTAGATGTTCAGGAGTTTATGATATTACCAGTTGGAGCTGAATCTTTTGCTGAAGGTCTTAGAATGGGTGCTGAAGTATTTCATTCATTAAAGAAAGTTTTAGCAGAAAAAGGACTAGCTTGTGGTGTAGGCGACGAAGGTGGTTTTGCTCCAAACCTTGACTCAAATAGAGAAGCACTAGAATTAATAGTAGAAGCTATTAAGGGAGCTGGACTAGAGCCAGGTAAGGACATAATGCTAGGAATGGATGTTGCAGCATCTGAAATGTATAAAGACGGAAAGTATGAATTAAAGGGTGAAGGAAAGACTCTTACTTCAAAAGAAATGATAGACTTATTTGAAGGCTGGGTATCAGAGTTTCCAATTATAACTATAGAAGATGGTCTTAATGAAGAAGACTGGGATGGATGGAAGTCACTTACTGAAAGATTAGGTAAGAAAATACAGTTGGTAGGAGATGACTTATTTGTTACAAATACTGAAAGACTTGAAAGAGGCATTGAAGAAGGTATAGCAAATTCAATATTGATTAAAGTTAACCAAATAGGTACTTTAACTGAAACTCTAGATGCTATAGAAATGGCTAAGAGAGCAGGATATACTGCAGTAATATCTCATAGATCAGGTGAAACTGAAGATACTACAATAGCTGATATAGCTGTAGCGGTAAATGCTGGACAAATAAAGACTGGTGCTCCATCAAGAACTGATAGAGTAGCTAAGTATAATCAGTTATTAAGAATAGAAGAAATAGTAGGAGAATCTTCAAAATATGATCAGTTGAAGTCATTCTACAACTTATCTAAATAA
- the gpmI gene encoding 2,3-bisphosphoglycerate-independent phosphoglycerate mutase, whose product MKKPVVLTIMDGFGCTDNIVGNAIVSAGTPNLDALTDKYPHTHIFASGLDVGLPEGQMGNSEVGHTNIGAGRIIYQDLTRISKAIEDGEFFENIELKHAMKNARHNKLHIMGLLSDGGVHSHINHLKAVLDMAKRESVEQVFVHAFTDGRDTDPQSAIDFVKDMQSYMNRIGVGKFASVCGRYYAMDRDKRWDRVEQAYNALVKGEGNHAESALSCVEESYKKGINDEFIEPTVMVENDEAIGKIEENDSVIFFNFRPDRAREITRSIVDKNFDGFIRTNMESVFVCMTTYDVTIEEVSVAFGPQDIENTLGEYLSNNGKNQLRAAETEKYAHVTFFFNGGKEEPYKNEDRLLIPSPKVATYDLQPEMSAYELLEKLLKAIDEDKYDFIAVNFANPDMVGHTGNVEATEKAIRTVDECVGKLFEKILSIGGSGIITADHGNAEYMIDYDNGRPVTSHSTNPVPILVVGEEFVGKELLENGRLCDLAPTVLSMMKMEKPVEMAGHSLIVG is encoded by the coding sequence ATGAAAAAGCCAGTAGTTTTAACTATAATGGATGGTTTTGGTTGTACAGATAATATAGTAGGGAATGCTATAGTTAGTGCTGGCACACCTAATCTTGATGCATTGACTGATAAATATCCACACACGCATATATTTGCAAGTGGATTGGATGTTGGTTTACCAGAGGGACAAATGGGAAATTCAGAAGTTGGTCATACAAATATAGGTGCCGGTAGAATAATATACCAAGATTTGACTAGAATTAGTAAAGCGATAGAAGATGGAGAGTTCTTCGAAAATATAGAATTAAAGCATGCGATGAAAAATGCTAGACATAATAAATTACATATAATGGGATTGTTGTCAGATGGGGGAGTTCACTCACATATAAATCACTTAAAAGCCGTACTTGATATGGCAAAAAGAGAGAGTGTAGAACAGGTATTTGTCCATGCATTTACTGATGGAAGAGATACAGATCCACAAAGTGCAATTGACTTTGTCAAAGATATGCAATCATATATGAATAGAATAGGTGTAGGTAAATTTGCCAGTGTATGTGGCAGATACTATGCAATGGATAGAGATAAGAGATGGGATAGAGTTGAACAAGCATACAATGCTCTTGTAAAAGGAGAAGGTAATCATGCTGAATCTGCTCTATCTTGTGTAGAAGAGTCTTACAAGAAGGGTATAAATGATGAATTTATTGAACCTACAGTTATGGTTGAAAATGATGAAGCTATAGGTAAAATAGAAGAAAATGATTCAGTAATATTTTTTAATTTTAGACCAGATAGAGCAAGGGAAATTACAAGATCTATAGTTGATAAGAATTTTGATGGATTTATAAGAACAAATATGGAAAGTGTATTTGTTTGTATGACTACGTATGACGTGACTATTGAAGAAGTTTCTGTTGCCTTTGGTCCACAGGATATTGAAAATACATTAGGTGAATACCTTTCTAATAATGGTAAAAATCAGTTAAGAGCAGCAGAAACTGAAAAATATGCGCATGTTACATTTTTCTTTAATGGTGGTAAAGAAGAACCATATAAAAATGAAGATAGACTATTAATTCCATCTCCAAAGGTTGCAACTTATGATTTACAGCCAGAAATGTCAGCATATGAATTGTTGGAAAAATTATTAAAGGCTATAGATGAAGATAAATATGACTTTATTGCTGTGAATTTTGCTAATCCTGATATGGTAGGTCATACGGGAAATGTAGAAGCAACAGAAAAAGCTATTAGAACTGTAGATGAATGTGTAGGAAAACTATTTGAAAAAATCTTATCTATAGGAGGAAGTGGTATAATTACTGCTGATCATGGTAATGCCGAGTATATGATAGATTATGATAATGGTAGACCAGTCACATCTCATTCTACAAATCCAGTGCCAATCTTAGTAGTAGGTGAAGAATTTGTAGGTAAAGAACTATTAGAAAATGGAAGACTTTGTGACTTAGCTCCTACAGTACTTTCAATGATGAAGATGGAAAAACCAGTCGAAATGGCTGGTCACTCATTAATAGTAGGATAA
- the tpiA gene encoding triose-phosphate isomerase, which translates to MRKPIIAGNWKMNKTIKEGLEFIEAIKGKTEGDVEVLICAPFTLLKDLKEATNGTNIKIGAQNMHYEESGAFTGEVAPANLVEIGMDYVIIGHSERREYYSETDETCNKKVLKAIEVGINPILCCGETLEEREANKTMEKVKVQIEKGLSGVSKENIAKVVIAYEPIWAIGTGKTATSEQANEVIAYIRNVVKDMFGDISQEVRIQYGGSVKPANVAEIMSMSDIDGALVGGASLKADDYLGLLKF; encoded by the coding sequence ATGAGAAAACCTATAATAGCAGGTAACTGGAAAATGAATAAGACTATTAAAGAAGGTCTTGAATTTATAGAAGCAATAAAAGGAAAAACTGAAGGAGATGTTGAAGTATTAATATGTGCTCCTTTCACATTATTGAAAGATTTAAAAGAAGCTACAAATGGAACAAATATAAAAATTGGTGCACAGAATATGCATTATGAAGAATCAGGTGCATTTACTGGTGAAGTCGCACCAGCAAATCTAGTGGAAATAGGAATGGACTACGTAATAATAGGACACTCTGAAAGAAGAGAATACTATAGTGAAACTGATGAGACTTGCAACAAAAAAGTTTTAAAGGCTATTGAAGTAGGAATTAATCCAATACTTTGCTGTGGTGAAACTCTTGAAGAAAGAGAAGCAAACAAAACTATGGAAAAGGTAAAAGTTCAAATTGAAAAGGGATTGTCAGGTGTTTCTAAGGAAAATATTGCTAAGGTAGTAATTGCATATGAACCAATTTGGGCTATAGGAACAGGTAAGACTGCAACTTCTGAACAAGCTAATGAAGTAATAGCATATATAAGAAATGTAGTAAAAGATATGTTTGGTGATATTTCTCAAGAAGTTAGAATCCAATATGGAGGATCAGTGAAGCCAGCTAACGTAGCAGAGATAATGTCAATGTCAGATATAGATGGAGCTCTAGTAGGTGGAGCATCATTAAAGGCAGATGATTACCTAGGATTATTAAAATTTTAA
- a CDS encoding phosphoglycerate kinase: MLNKKSIEDINVKGKKCLVRCDFNVPLKDGKITDENRLIGALPTIKYLVENEAKVILCSHLGKPKGEAKPELSLAPVAKRLSELLGKEVVFAADDNVVGENAKAAVEKMSNSDIVLIENTRYRIEETKNEENFSKELALLGEIFVNDAFGTAHRAHCSTVGAGQFMQERVCGYLIQKELEFLGSAVEDPKRPFLAILGGAKVSDKLGVINNLLEKVDTLIIGGGMAYTFIKAMGYEIGTSLLEEDKIDYAKKMMKKAEEKGVKLLLPIDVTYADKFAEEATPHISEDRDVPADSMGLDIGPKTIELFKEAVKESKTIVWNGPMGVFEFENFAKGTKAIADAMAYTEATTIIGGGDSAAAVNQMGFGEKMSHISTGGGASLEFLEGKELPGIAALDNK, translated from the coding sequence ATGCTTAATAAAAAATCTATTGAAGACATTAATGTAAAAGGTAAGAAGTGTTTAGTAAGATGCGATTTCAACGTTCCACTAAAAGATGGCAAAATCACAGATGAAAATAGACTAATAGGAGCGCTTCCAACAATTAAGTATTTAGTAGAAAATGAAGCAAAAGTAATATTGTGCTCACACCTTGGTAAGCCAAAGGGAGAAGCAAAGCCTGAACTATCACTAGCACCGGTAGCTAAGAGATTAAGTGAATTACTAGGTAAAGAAGTAGTATTTGCAGCCGATGATAATGTGGTTGGAGAAAATGCAAAAGCTGCAGTAGAAAAAATGAGCAATTCAGATATAGTATTAATAGAAAATACTAGATATAGAATAGAAGAGACTAAAAATGAAGAAAATTTCTCAAAAGAATTGGCTTTATTGGGAGAAATATTCGTAAATGATGCATTTGGTACAGCTCATAGGGCACATTGCTCAACAGTAGGAGCAGGTCAGTTTATGCAGGAAAGAGTGTGCGGATATTTAATTCAAAAAGAACTAGAATTTTTAGGTTCAGCAGTTGAAGATCCAAAGAGACCATTCCTTGCAATACTTGGTGGAGCTAAAGTAAGTGATAAGTTAGGCGTAATCAACAATCTATTAGAAAAAGTTGATACTTTAATAATAGGTGGTGGAATGGCTTATACATTTATAAAAGCTATGGGTTATGAAATAGGAACATCCTTATTAGAAGAAGATAAGATTGACTATGCTAAGAAAATGATGAAAAAGGCAGAAGAAAAGGGAGTTAAATTATTGCTACCTATAGATGTAACTTATGCCGATAAGTTTGCTGAAGAAGCTACACCTCATATTTCAGAAGATAGAGATGTACCAGCAGATTCAATGGGTCTTGATATAGGGCCAAAGACTATAGAACTATTTAAAGAAGCTGTAAAGGAATCAAAGACTATAGTATGGAATGGACCTATGGGTGTGTTTGAATTTGAAAACTTTGCTAAAGGCACAAAGGCAATTGCAGATGCCATGGCATATACTGAAGCTACTACAATAATAGGTGGTGGTGATTCAGCAGCAGCTGTGAATCAAATGGGATTCGGTGAAAAAATGAGCCATATATCAACAGGTGGTGGTGCATCACTAGAATTTTTAGAAGGTAAGGAACTTCCTGGTATAGCAGCGTTAGACAATAAATAA
- the gap gene encoding type I glyceraldehyde-3-phosphate dehydrogenase, which yields MIKVAINGFGRIGRLALRKMAEKPEEFDIVAINDLTDAQMLAHLLKYDTSQGRFNGEVRVEDGSFVVNGKKILIISEMNPENLPWKELAIDVVLECTGLFTAKEKAEAHIKAGAKKVLISAPATGDLKTVVYNVNSDIIDGSEKIVSGASCTTNCLAPMAKVLNDEFGIVEGIMTTIHAYTNDQNTLDGPHRKGDFRRARAAAENIIPNTTGAAKAIGLVIPELKGKLDGAAQRVPVSTGSITELVAVLEKNTSVEEINTAMKKATNESFGYTEDEIVSSDIVGMSYGSLFDSTLTKVMDVNGNQLVKVVAWYDNEMSYTSQLVRTLALLGSKIK from the coding sequence ATGATTAAAGTAGCAATTAATGGATTTGGTAGAATAGGTAGATTGGCATTAAGAAAAATGGCAGAAAAGCCTGAAGAATTTGACATAGTAGCAATTAATGATTTAACAGATGCTCAAATGTTAGCTCACCTATTAAAATATGATACTTCACAGGGAAGATTTAATGGAGAAGTAAGGGTTGAAGATGGATCTTTCGTAGTAAATGGAAAGAAAATATTAATAATATCTGAAATGAATCCTGAAAATTTACCATGGAAAGAACTAGCTATAGATGTAGTTCTTGAATGTACTGGCTTATTTACAGCTAAGGAAAAGGCAGAAGCTCATATTAAGGCAGGAGCAAAAAAAGTTCTTATTTCTGCACCAGCAACAGGTGATTTAAAGACAGTAGTATACAATGTAAACTCTGACATAATTGATGGTAGTGAAAAAATCGTGTCAGGAGCTTCTTGTACTACTAATTGTTTAGCTCCAATGGCTAAAGTTTTAAATGATGAATTTGGTATAGTTGAAGGTATAATGACAACAATACATGCGTATACAAATGATCAGAATACATTAGATGGTCCTCATCGTAAGGGTGATTTCAGAAGAGCTAGAGCAGCAGCTGAAAATATTATACCAAATACAACAGGAGCAGCTAAGGCAATCGGTCTTGTAATTCCAGAATTAAAGGGTAAATTAGATGGAGCAGCTCAGAGAGTTCCAGTATCTACTGGATCAATAACTGAATTAGTTGCAGTATTAGAAAAAAATACAAGTGTTGAAGAAATAAATACAGCAATGAAAAAAGCTACTAATGAATCATTTGGTTATACTGAAGATGAAATAGTATCAAGTGATATAGTTGGTATGAGCTATGGTTCATTATTTGATTCTACCTTAACTAAGGTAATGGATGTAAATGGAAACCAGTTAGTTAAAGTAGTTGCATGGTATGATAACGAAATGTCTTATACTTCTCAGTTAGTAAGAACACTTGCTTTACTAGGAAGTAAGATTAAGTAG
- a CDS encoding sugar-binding transcriptional regulator gives MDNLIEIQRKIIPQAIELMEKRYAILRQISVSEPIGRRMLSSILDLSERATRTEVDFLKSQNLVDISVSGMTITEEGRDVLEKLDLIMSEILGITELEQQLKRILGIKNVVISKNINEKDDEIVRGVAKSASDYLSKKIKPNDKIAIAGGTTMRQIAKSVHVEKSYSKVTILPTRGSVGKDLDIQANSIAALLAKNLGSQVEYLYIPDQLEGKAKEALIEIPDIKNTLIDLKKADKVFISFGRADVMARRRGMKEEDIKKLIDKGAVSEAFGYYFDIDGNVVMKLNTVGIDLDIYKTTKDAVVVFSGKDKIDAFISFNKVSNNYSLITDEVSAREILERIGNN, from the coding sequence ATGGATAATTTGATAGAAATACAAAGAAAAATAATACCTCAGGCTATTGAATTGATGGAAAAAAGATATGCAATTCTTAGACAAATATCAGTAAGCGAGCCTATAGGAAGAAGAATGCTATCCAGTATATTGGACTTAAGCGAGAGAGCTACTAGAACAGAGGTAGATTTCTTAAAAAGCCAAAATTTAGTAGATATTTCAGTTTCTGGAATGACAATAACTGAAGAGGGTAGAGATGTCCTTGAAAAATTAGATTTAATAATGAGTGAGATTCTTGGAATTACAGAATTAGAACAACAATTAAAGCGTATCTTGGGCATTAAAAATGTGGTTATATCAAAAAATATAAATGAAAAAGATGACGAAATTGTCAGGGGAGTAGCAAAATCAGCTTCGGATTATCTATCAAAGAAGATAAAGCCAAATGATAAGATTGCTATAGCGGGTGGAACCACAATGAGACAGATTGCAAAATCAGTACATGTGGAAAAATCTTACTCTAAAGTGACAATTTTACCTACAAGAGGTAGTGTTGGCAAAGATTTAGATATTCAAGCAAATAGTATAGCTGCCTTATTGGCAAAGAATTTAGGTTCACAAGTAGAGTATTTATATATACCGGACCAGCTAGAAGGAAAAGCTAAAGAAGCTTTGATAGAGATACCAGATATAAAAAATACTTTAATAGACTTGAAAAAAGCAGATAAAGTATTTATAAGTTTTGGAAGAGCTGACGTAATGGCAAGGCGTAGAGGAATGAAAGAAGAAGATATCAAAAAACTTATTGATAAGGGTGCTGTTAGTGAAGCATTTGGATATTATTTTGATATTGATGGAAATGTAGTTATGAAGTTAAATACAGTTGGTATTGACTTGGATATTTATAAGACTACAAAAGATGCAGTAGTAGTTTTTTCAGGTAAGGATAAAATAGATGCGTTTATTTCATTTAATAAAGTAAGCAACAATTATTCTTTAATAACAGATGAAGTGAGTGCAAGAGAAATTCTTGAAAGAATAGGTAATAATTAA
- the rpoN gene encoding RNA polymerase factor sigma-54, with product MSLFNKLEQNQSLKLNISNKLVQSLKILNMGRQELEDVIESESMTNPVLEVEIQNDEINWENYFKKEQNNLRMDKNDIIYSDSSEYDFENMTRDEDSLYDSLHGQINIMKISDEHKYICHYLIDSLDKDGYLREEEYEISEKLKVGIDNVEACIRIVQSLEPAGICARSLQECLIIQLRSMGIYDKVLEDIIKDDINLIANSNLTTIAAHYKIKKEKVKEYIMLIKSLEPKPVEQYSKSSIVYAYPDVIIEKVDGKSVAKPYHEKKIHLGIDNYYKELFMNTDDESVKNYIREKLNSAKKLMNDISERNSTVVNISNAIIEMQSDFFDHGGKLKPMTQYDISEKIGCHISTVSRGINDKYMLTSKGLFELKTFFSNSYETNDGEVISSKTVKDEIKSIIDSEDKTRPLSDKKIEDILKEKGYDVARRTIAKYREELGFLSSSKRKKIL from the coding sequence ATGTCACTATTTAATAAACTTGAGCAAAATCAAAGTCTAAAATTAAATATTTCGAATAAGTTAGTTCAATCTTTAAAAATATTAAATATGGGAAGACAGGAATTAGAAGATGTGATTGAGTCTGAGTCTATGACCAATCCCGTATTAGAAGTTGAGATACAAAATGATGAAATAAATTGGGAGAATTATTTCAAAAAAGAGCAAAATAATTTGAGAATGGATAAAAATGATATTATCTACAGTGACTCAAGTGAATATGATTTTGAGAATATGACACGTGATGAGGATAGCTTATATGATAGCCTTCATGGTCAAATAAATATTATGAAAATATCTGATGAACATAAGTATATTTGTCATTATTTGATAGATTCTTTAGATAAAGATGGTTATTTGAGGGAAGAAGAATATGAGATATCAGAAAAATTGAAGGTTGGCATAGATAATGTAGAAGCTTGCATAAGGATAGTTCAAAGTCTAGAACCTGCAGGTATATGTGCTAGGTCTTTGCAAGAATGTTTAATAATCCAACTCAGAAGCATGGGTATTTATGATAAGGTTCTAGAAGATATTATAAAAGATGACATAAATCTAATAGCAAATTCAAATTTAACAACAATAGCAGCACACTATAAGATAAAAAAAGAAAAAGTTAAGGAATATATTATGCTAATAAAATCTTTGGAGCCAAAACCAGTTGAGCAATATTCAAAGTCAAGTATAGTATATGCTTATCCAGATGTAATTATCGAAAAGGTAGATGGTAAATCAGTAGCTAAACCTTATCATGAAAAGAAAATACATTTAGGTATAGATAATTATTATAAAGAGTTGTTTATGAATACTGATGATGAATCAGTAAAAAATTATATTAGAGAAAAGCTTAATTCAGCGAAGAAATTGATGAATGATATATCTGAAAGAAATTCAACTGTAGTCAACATATCTAATGCTATAATTGAAATGCAAAGTGATTTTTTTGATCATGGAGGTAAATTAAAACCGATGACTCAATATGATATATCAGAAAAAATCGGTTGCCACATATCTACTGTAAGTAGGGGAATTAACGATAAGTATATGCTGACATCAAAAGGATTATTTGAATTAAAGACATTTTTTTCAAATTCATACGAAACTAATGATGGAGAAGTTATTTCTTCAAAGACTGTTAAAGATGAAATAAAATCAATAATAGATAGTGAAGACAAGACAAGACCACTAAGTGATAAAAAAATAGAAGATATATTAAAAGAAAAAGGTTATGATGTAGCAAGAAGAACGATAGCAAAATATAGAGAAGAATTGGGTTTTTTGAGTTCTTCAAAGCGAAAGAAAATTTTATAG
- a CDS encoding lysylphosphatidylglycerol synthase transmembrane domain-containing protein, producing the protein MDGLQSRKKQIFGILFIIVFIGVTMAYVLKDESIDSIMAAITSIHPSFIVLAVVLMLFYIACEGINIWITMRALKQKASLLSCLGYGFVGFYFSGITPSASGGQPAQVYFMKRHGISITSSSLSLMVLLFAHQLIIVILGIFGIFVKTNFDVNLYTGLKLLLVYGFISNTAILLGIFLMIFNPKIVYKFINLFALFLFKINILKNKEKWTKKMEKSLKEYSRGAKYMKENPLVIIKVSLLTFVQVVSQFAIPFVIFIGFKMHGHTLTEVISTQAILNIAVSSLPIPGAVGATESVFLQMFSALFGKKLVIPAMLLTRFANFYLPLIVSAIISLLVFMKYKKVE; encoded by the coding sequence ATGGATGGATTACAAAGTAGAAAAAAACAAATATTTGGTATACTTTTTATTATAGTTTTTATTGGTGTAACTATGGCGTATGTTTTAAAAGATGAGTCTATAGATAGCATAATGGCAGCGATAACAAGTATACATCCAAGCTTTATAGTATTGGCAGTTGTATTAATGTTGTTTTATATAGCATGTGAAGGTATAAATATTTGGATTACTATGAGAGCCTTAAAACAAAAAGCTAGCCTATTATCTTGTCTGGGGTATGGTTTTGTAGGATTCTATTTTAGTGGTATCACACCTTCTGCATCAGGAGGTCAGCCAGCTCAAGTATATTTTATGAAAAGACATGGAATTTCAATAACATCATCATCTCTAAGTTTGATGGTTTTACTTTTTGCACATCAACTAATAATAGTAATACTAGGAATATTTGGTATTTTTGTGAAAACAAATTTTGATGTAAATCTGTACACAGGATTAAAGTTGCTATTGGTATATGGATTTATTTCAAATACAGCTATACTTTTGGGAATATTTCTTATGATATTTAACCCTAAAATTGTATACAAATTTATTAATTTATTTGCTCTATTTCTATTTAAGATAAATATTTTGAAAAACAAAGAAAAGTGGACAAAAAAAATGGAAAAATCTTTAAAAGAATATAGTAGGGGAGCTAAGTATATGAAAGAAAACCCATTGGTAATAATAAAGGTATCATTACTTACTTTCGTGCAGGTGGTGTCACAATTTGCAATTCCATTTGTTATTTTTATTGGATTTAAGATGCATGGTCATACACTTACAGAAGTGATATCTACACAGGCTATATTAAACATTGCTGTATCATCTTTACCAATTCCAGGAGCGGTAGGGGCTACTGAATCGGTTTTCTTACAGATGTTCAGTGCTTTATTTGGAAAAAAATTGGTAATACCTGCTATGCTACTCACAAGATTTGCGAATTTTTATCTTCCACTAATTGTTAGTGCCATAATATCATTATTGGTCTTTATGAAATATAAAAAGGTTGAATAA
- a CDS encoding polysaccharide deacetylase family protein, translated as MIKYIVIIITILVLIFLIHSIIPTYYNKIFNTKVKKQTQSPGTIMLTFDDGPDKRYIFSLLEVLDRYGIKAIFFMVAENMNNNEDVVRLILEKGHKIGLHSWQHKNAMLYSYFYTKKDFENSYKIIRKFQKEKILYRPPWGHSNIFTNYFARKYNMDLIFWNVMAEDWSQNETVETISKKLLDRVKEHSIICLHDAGENSGGSVGAPERTINALDITIPKLQELGYSFIIDEVNY; from the coding sequence ATGATTAAATATATTGTAATTATAATAACAATATTAGTTTTAATATTTTTAATTCATTCAATCATACCTACATATTACAATAAGATTTTCAATACAAAAGTAAAAAAACAAACACAAAGTCCAGGAACCATAATGTTAACATTTGATGATGGACCAGATAAAAGATATATTTTTTCGCTTTTAGAAGTACTTGATAGGTATGGTATAAAGGCGATTTTCTTTATGGTAGCTGAAAATATGAACAATAATGAAGACGTAGTTAGATTGATATTAGAAAAAGGACACAAGATTGGACTGCATTCTTGGCAACATAAAAATGCAATGCTTTACTCATACTTTTATACAAAAAAAGACTTTGAAAATTCTTATAAAATAATAAGAAAATTTCAAAAGGAAAAAATATTATACAGACCTCCATGGGGTCATTCTAATATATTTACAAATTATTTTGCTAGAAAATATAATATGGATTTGATATTTTGGAATGTAATGGCAGAAGATTGGAGTCAGAACGAAACAGTAGAGACAATATCAAAAAAATTGCTTGATAGAGTAAAGGAGCACAGTATAATATGTTTGCATGATGCAGGTGAAAATTCAGGTGGATCTGTGGGAGCTCCAGAACGAACTATAAATGCACTGGACATTACAATTCCAAAGTTACAGGAATTAGGATATAGCTTTATAATTGATGAGGTGAACTATTGA